The nucleotide sequence AAGAGCTAATGGGCGAACGTGCGCCAAACCGATCTCACGAATAGGTATGGGAATGAGATATTTCTTCACACGTGCGCGTACTGCTTCCGTTTCTTCacactaaggtggtgtttgaatctcgtgagaatgaagatgaagataaagattaagtgtttcacgtaaaacgaggcggtaaataacgtgtgattaattaagttttaattattacaaacttgaaaaatagattaatatgatattttagaacaactttcgtatagaaagtttttgcacgaaacgcaccgtttagcactTTGAAAAACATGCTATGAGTATCCAAAAATTTATTATCCAACTCTAAAATCTGTCACATGACAGATAGCAATTCCGAATAAATAAAGTGCGATACAACCAGCGCGTGGAGTTGGGCTTCAAATTCTAATCCCACTCGTTTCCGATGCCATACTCTAGAGATATGTTGAAATTAGAATTCAGCACCAACTTTAGCCGAACCCAACTCCGCTCGAAGAACTGGAACCCCAAACCCAATTCCACGGACCGGTTCCAAGGATCCAAACGGACCAGCAGCTGCTTCCAGGAAACAAAGGATCGTCTCTCGTTAGAAGTTACCGGTGCCTGATGAACTAGAGTCTCCTCATCAGGCTGCGTCAAAGGGGAAGAACGTGTCTTCGTTTCTAGCGTGGAATTGAACGACCAGAGCAGTATGTTGTGCAGCTGAATCGGGTGGCCGGTGGTCGACGAGAAGCCGACGGCCACCTCGCTCGGCAAGCTTCTCCTCAGATCAACAGTCGAGTTGATGCTTCTGCAGGGCGCGCCGCCGATCCGGACAGATTTTGTTAGCACCTGCGTTCTGTGGTCGTATCCAATATGCACGAACACtgtgccttcgccgccgccggccgatcCGTGGTTGGTGTCTCCGGCCAGTGACCACGGTGGTGTTGATGATCTGCAGCTTGTAGACGACGATGGATGTGACATTGACGACGACCGTGCTATTAGTGTAGTCTCGAACTCGACCTCCTCAATCTGATCATCGCCGTCCGTTGTAACGCTTCTGCTGTTTCTGTTGCTCGACGGGTAGTAAGGCACGAGGAACACAGACATGCGAGGAGgagagccgccggcgccggcgccggtctGCTGCTGCGTTCTGAGGCAGAAGGTCATGGTGAAGCTCGCGGCAGCGCCGGTGGCGTTGTCCCAGAGCAGCACGGGCTGCGTGTGAAGCACCCTGCCGACGCTCCGGATTCCTTTGCTCCACACGGTAGTAGTACTGTCTCCATGGAGGCGGCCATGGAGATCGAGGATGCTTGTGGTCGTCTTCAGGTAGAAGAGGCTGAGATCTTTAGTGTTGTAGTGAGGCTGGGAGGAGAAGTCATAGCTGAAGGAGAGGGACGAAACGCCGGTAGGCGGATGGGTGGACAGCAGCGAGATCAGCAGCACGGAGAGTAGCTGCCGAGGACTCATGTTGCAGGTGCAGCAGATCTCATCTCAATGGCTTTGTGCAGCAATACATTTGATCGGTAAATATAACTAGGTATACCGTATACACTAGGAATACATAGGAGTACATTTCTAACCCTGATAGCCTGCTGAAACATGATTGGCTTGTAGTCTTTCGTCGTAGACGACAGATATCATCGATCTCGATCTGAACTCAACGGAAAACTAGTAGAATAAGAGCCCGACGTTGCTCTCATCACGCTGAGCGAGTACAACTTCACACCACATGACTTCCGTCTTCCGGTCGTGATCCGCTGATTTCCCGGAAATTTCGACCGAAGGTGCTGCGTATGGTACACAACATATTTAAGTATTTGGTGTTTAATACTTTGCCACTATATTTTTCTTGAGAAATACAGTGCAAACGCATGTATTCACAGTGAGCGCAAACTTACCCATATCAACGTACAAGCGCACATCCTACTCCTATGAACACAAACGCAGGGGTATATAATGGGTGCATACTCACCACTATGACCATATGAACACAAATGCAGGTGCTCACAACCCGCGCAGACTCACCCATATGAACGCACGCACATGCactctacccctatgagcacaaATGCAGGCGCACACAATGGGCTCACGCCCATAACGCGCGCACAATCACTCATATAAACACATACATGCACACCCTACTTCTATAAGCACAAACCTTCTCCATAACCCTATGAACACAAATATACAGGGGTCTATAAACACCTTTGAAAGACAGGGTCGGCATACCATAAGTTTAAGGAAGTCACCACGGGTGCCTATGAACACAAATGCATGTGCCTATGAACACTTTTAAAAAACGGGGTCGGCACCACGGGTGCCTCGCTGTTAATGGGTACGTTGCTGACCACcgaaaaaataattaaccatAAAAACAAGCACGTGTTAAATAAAGGATTTGAATCCGGGTGGATTTATTCCATCACAAGAATCTAACTAGTTAAGCTATGCTTACTTCGCTTTTGCCACTCTATTCTCTATCAGCCTCATCATTTGGCATATTTTCTGAATATGccaaatggcatatttgcaaacgaaaatcaatttgtgaataaaacttttatatatgagttcttagcgatctaaaagcaaaggctgaaaaataaacttcaattaaaaaaccccaaaatcagctccaaatttaatgttgaaaatttaaattttagctgataaacATATGAATATGCCAAACAATGAGGCCCTGTATGTCTATAGAGGAGTAGTAACAAATTGTTAAATGCCATACTTAATAGcgtggcaaataattaaatataccAGGTCCAGACTCCAGAATGACAGACCGACCGAGCTAATCCGCTACACAATTTCCTCACAGCGTACGGCACCAAATTCCCTTGATGGGCGGTCATCTTATTCATAGGATTCGCTTAGCATTGTACAGGGGTTTGCACTTGCTTTTCAAGAGCATTTATTTAGTTCTGTTTCCATAGAACGCATttgaatattttattttttgtactAAGAGTTTGCAATCTGTTCTTGTTCAACTTATAAATAAGCTcactaatttttcaaaagaCGACTCCCCTAACAATTTAAAGCGATCTATGAAACAGAGACGGTGTATGTGTTGGGGAGGGGATACACGATCTTTCTCAAAAAGTTTAAGCCTCGAGAAGAATTAAGAAAGGGCTATCCTGTATTAACAACTGGAAAAGGTCCATTTCACGTCCTCAAGCTATTTCATTGGATCATTTAACCacataaactatttttttcctcAGTTTACCCCCACAAAATTATTGAAAATGGTTCACTTTAAGCAGACATTTTATACTATAGCCTTAAAtgaaacaattatcaaagtagAACAGTCAAAATGTACTGCCACCGTGTTGGCTCCCCATGAGGGCGGACGGGCAGCGACAACCCTAGCAGCTGCCCGAGCGAGGTGTCGGCAAAGCCGGTGACTCGCtaggacggcggcagcgggccTCACAGCTCCCGCCTCTCCAGATCGAGCACGGGCGGATCTGACGATGGAGGTCCACGGTGCCGTTTCGGCACTGGGCAGAGAGCAAGGCGGCAGATCGCGGCCTAGGGCAACATGGCGTCGTTGGACCTCGGAGGCTAGCGAGGATGTGGCGCTAGCATCAGACCCTCCTTCACCGGTCGGCGAGGAGACTGGTAGGTGGCGGGGTAGAGGAGGTAGCGGTGATGATGGAGGAGGTGGCGTTGGAGGCAGGGACGAGGCAGCGGGCTCAGTTACGGGAAGCGCCGCTAGATATGGCTTCCCCCTCGCCTAATCCGGTGCTCCCCTATTTCGGATCTGGCCTCTTCAGTGAGGGAGGACAGATCACATGTGGTTGTGATTGCAGCTGAGGAGGCGGTGGCTGCGGCGTAGAGAGTGCGATGGCGCATGGTGAAGATGCCAGCGACGAGGTTTGTGGACCCGCACCAACGGATCTAGGTCCCCCGAACAGGGCGCTCCGGCGAGGGAGGCTAGTGGCTCTCGACGATGGTGTCAGGCATGTTGAGGGGAGTTGATGAGTTGGCCAGAGAGGCCCACGTGGATGGCAGTGAATGGTGCTGGAGGCAGCGGGAAGGAGGATGCGCATAGGTGGCGATCCTCGAGGTAGGCGGAGACTGGATGACGAGGGTTCGTGCTGTAGCGTTCGAtagtgttgatgtaaaaacacgaggcctgggagatctgcttaactctagtgcgGTCTAAAACTTGCCTTTGGGtgtgtgagcgtgccagttgatttgatcttgcaatcaacaagaaacaaagacaaagaaaccgcggttaaatccataaacgatagccaatcggctagttgccgatgacatatcatttatctttgggccgatgtcatatatgcatcgatcggcagtcatgaataagtaagaaagaactaaatctactcgatcggctgtagatattaacgatatgtaatccttatgtcgatatatacttaaataaagtgattgggatagattggTCGCTatgccgagatagtataaatcacttagatcgaaatatatattaacaacaggactatatatgttcatagcatagccgattagatggatctagcgtgtatcggctaatactccgataccactctatattaagatatcaaaacaagtaaaatataccaaacaaaggcctaatatacttaaatgtaacaagatcttaatataaagggcatatttaacatgtcaatcaagcatataagataaatgtaattaaatcaggtaagatcggctgaaaccccgatgctaccctaatcgacaaccaaaggcaggctagagattgagattctaatctcgactcataagatcaaactcaactgatgcagctataagtatgaaaagaaggacaatatctagacaatcaagccgttggatgtttcatagagtggtagatatcatatataatctaagtcaacgtcaGTATTCAACGCCTTCTAGTAACAGACGTTAGCCGATTAacggttagatagcgatattgccggagattacataagatatatgataactcgatgaattatataaacaagattagagtatcataaagatggaagcactaatcccgagaacacaagccgccataacaagttttacctctagtcgaagatcgaaaccgatgcagctcaacccgaaagcaagaactcgtcgaaacaaaatgaaagtaaaagggtggcgatgcgccaagatTGTATTAAACGTGTGTTGTTTtattacatggggttcggggtctatttatacccgagattacaaaatatgtccatatcggacacaactcttatctctaacaaactctaagataccataagtttTTGCGGCAGagttttgcccaaacatatatCTAAGGAAATTGCATAAAACATCCTaactaatagatacaattgcatTCTCATGACTCTTATCCATGCGTGGAAATCCTCATGAAGCTCATTGACTCAACCAGACAACGTATTCCttgtcatattgtcggattcggctcaatcggctaaccctgtCCAACTCGGACTCTGCCGATATAGGTCGCAGCTGATTCGGACTTCAGCCGATCCCACTCTGTTTCCGGAACGATCTCCATCTCGAACTCCACTTCAATTCCTTCTCCACCTCCGAtacttggattaccaaatttggtcgttaacacatagGTGGCGGAGGGACGCTGGCGTGGTGCTGGTGGCACCAAGGGGTTGGTTTGGGTGATGGTCGggaggccggcacggccgaTGGTGCGGAAGGCTGACACGACGACGATAGTGAGGCCGGTGAGGTTGTTTGGCGGGGGATGTCGGTACAACAATGACCATGTGCCGATGGAGGATGGTCGGTGGTGGAGCATTGGAGCGTTATCTATGAGTCGGCAGGGAGCGGGCGGCAGGTGTACAACCTAGCTCGATCTTGCCGGGCCAGCAACGACAGTGTTTTAGGTGTTGTTTTCCCTCTTGGGGCACTATCAAGCCATCCCTCTCCCTCGGGTGGACTGCTGACTGGAAACCTTGTCTTGGTTCTCCTCAAGACCTCGACAGATACCGACGTCGATGTTTAGCGTTGCTTTTCTCCTTGGAGACGTCATTTAGTATGCCTCCTGCCAAAATCTCTCTTGGACATCCTGCGCGTGCCCTCTCTAGATGGATATCCTCTTGCGCTGGCGCCCTAGTCGATGCAAGCAAGCCATGTTGGTGGGCCTTGTtgtgggggggtggggggtgggggagggagcagttccatcttctctctcactctcttccCCTCCGACCCCAAGGACGTGGATAGAGTTGTGCACGGTGCTCATTGTTAGGGTTTGGCTTTGGCCGGCTCAGGTGTAGCTTCTTTGTTGGCCTTGCAGCGGCTAGTCACCCTTAGCAGCGGCTAGTGCTAGGGCCTACTCTTGGATCCTATATAGGTGCTGTCAATGTGTGGTGTGTGGtcatggtgtttttttttcttttcctggttACTATCTTCAAGAGTGCTAgccttgtaatttttttcatactCTATTCGATGAATCATCGTACCGTCTTGTGTGGTTcgttaagaaaaaagaaaccatTATCAAAGTTCAAAAGTATTTTCAAGATCTTTCATGACTGTTTGCTTGTATAGTTTAAAATACTGTAATTTAAATTAGTCTTTGGTTCTTTCAGTCTATGTAAATAGTgataaaaaatctaaaaattagATATGTAAATTGTAATGCATCTATCATCCTACCAAATTTCAATCCAATATACGATATATCGACTCTGTTAGAGAGAGAAATACCCTTAAAGAATAAAATGGACTATTCTCAATAGTTGATGGTTATAAAATGAGAACAAAAAAGTTTAGGGGTTATATGCTctgttaaaatagtttgacGGAGTAAACTATACTCATTTcttaataatttaaaaagagTGAATTATACTTTGGTTCACTTTTTATTATCTAAGTTTTACTTTGAACTACCCTTAGACAATCTTTTTACTTTGGACTAGATAAGATTACCTTTGTTACACTTTATACCCCCAAAGTTTCTTCTCTAGTTGTATTGACACTCTCATCTAACTAATAATAGCGTATGTGTAAGTCGGGGTGATTGCCAGAATACAACTACCGATGTGCACCAGTATATCGTTGATGTTGTTGAAAAACGATTTTGGGGTGATCCAAAGTGAAACAAAGGCAAAATAACCTAATCCAAAATGAAAAGATGAGCTAAAGGTGTCTAAAGTGAAACCACTACTACACAAATGATTTTCCTGGACATGGAGCCTTTTAGATTGCGTGTAGACGATAACT is from Oryza sativa Japonica Group chromosome 9, ASM3414082v1 and encodes:
- the LOC107276198 gene encoding anti-H(O) lectin, encoding MSPRQLLSVLLISLLSTHPPTGVSSLSFSYDFSSQPHYNTKDLSLFYLKTTTSILDLHGRLHGDSTTTVWSKGIRSVGRVLHTQPVLLWDNATGAAASFTMTFCLRTQQQTGAGAGGSPPRMSVFLVPYYPSSNRNSRSVTTDGDDQIEEVEFETTLIARSSSMSHPSSSTSCRSSTPPWSLAGDTNHGSAGGGEGTVFVHIGYDHRTQVLTKSVRIGGAPCRSINSTVDLRRSLPSEVAVGFSSTTGHPIQLHNILLWSFNSTLETKTRSSPLTQPDEETLVHQAPVTSNERRSFVSWKQLLVRLDPWNRSVELGLGFQFFERSWVRLKLVLNSNFNISLEYGIGNEWD